Proteins from a genomic interval of Nocardia sp. BMG51109:
- the proB gene encoding glutamate 5-kinase: MAQVDSERETSAARTAIATARSVVVKIGSSALTSLAGGLDTARLDKLADAVEARMRAGSDVVVVSSGAIGAGMAPLELSTRPRDLATKQAAASVGQLALAHAWGTSFARYGRTVGQVLLTAGDFSRREHHRNAQRTLDRLRSLHAIAVVNENDTIATEEIRFGDNDRLAALVAHLVGADALVLLSDVDGLYDGDPRKGAATFIPEVRGSADLDGVIAGSGGALGTGGMASKLSAARLAADAGVPVLLAAAAEAAAALSGASVGTAFAARPVRLSARKFWVRHAADSRGAVLLDEGAVRAVSRCRRSLLAAGITGVRGRFHGGDVIDLVAPDGRLVARGVVEYDSTELQSMMGRSTTDLPDGMQRPVIHADDLVKV; encoded by the coding sequence ATGGCACAGGTGGATTCGGAGCGGGAAACGAGTGCGGCGCGCACGGCGATCGCGACGGCGCGCAGTGTGGTCGTGAAGATCGGGTCGTCGGCGCTGACCAGCCTGGCGGGCGGTCTCGACACGGCGCGGCTGGACAAGCTGGCCGACGCGGTCGAGGCGCGGATGCGGGCCGGGTCCGATGTCGTCGTGGTGTCCTCGGGCGCCATCGGTGCGGGCATGGCGCCGCTCGAGCTGTCCACGCGGCCGCGGGATCTGGCGACCAAGCAGGCGGCGGCCAGCGTCGGTCAGCTGGCGCTGGCGCACGCCTGGGGCACCTCGTTCGCCCGGTACGGCCGCACCGTCGGCCAGGTGCTGCTGACCGCGGGCGACTTCTCCCGCCGCGAACATCATCGCAATGCGCAGCGGACCCTGGACCGGCTGCGGTCGCTGCACGCGATCGCGGTGGTCAACGAGAACGACACCATCGCCACCGAGGAGATCCGGTTCGGCGACAACGATCGGCTGGCGGCGCTGGTCGCCCATCTGGTCGGCGCCGACGCCCTGGTGCTGCTGTCGGATGTGGACGGACTCTACGACGGCGACCCCCGCAAGGGCGCCGCCACCTTCATTCCGGAGGTGCGCGGCAGCGCCGATCTGGACGGTGTGATCGCCGGTAGCGGCGGCGCGCTCGGCACGGGCGGCATGGCCTCGAAGCTGTCGGCGGCGCGGCTCGCCGCCGACGCCGGAGTGCCGGTGCTGCTGGCCGCCGCCGCCGAGGCCGCCGCCGCACTGAGCGGCGCCTCGGTCGGCACCGCCTTCGCCGCCCGCCCGGTGCGGTTGTCGGCCCGCAAGTTCTGGGTCCGGCACGCCGCCGACAGCCGCGGCGCGGTGCTGCTCGACGAGGGCGCGGTGCGGGCCGTATCCCGCTGCCGCCGCTCCCTGCTGGCCGCCGGCATCACCGGCGTCCGCGGCCGCTTCCACGGCGGCGACGTCATCGACCTGGTCGCCCCCGACGGCCGATTGGTCGCCCGCGGCGTAGTCGAATACGACAGCACCGAACTCCAATCCATGATGGGCCGCTCCACCACCGACCTTCCCGACGGCATGCAGCGCCCGGTCATCCACGCCGACGACCTGGTGAAGGTGTAA
- a CDS encoding phosphoenolpyruvate synthase: MHVVQPEVGDADTGGGKARGLRRLRAAGFRVPDWVVLESDLFEHVDGELVSAAAEFATTSDLDEALRRGARLRERLVAAQLPPEAAERIRAACELLGDVPIAVRSSAEAEDGAGYSFAGQFDSFLNRRGVEAVGAAVRECWASAFAERVIRYAFAHDLPLPGVPAVVVQRLVEARSSGVLFTANPTTGAPGELVIGAVYGLGEGLVSGAVDADSLVVDKVSGTVVESVLGEKATAYLPDGAGGCAPVPVDAQRSAAAVLSDEAVAELAGLGRRVEEALGAPQDIEWAADADGLWVLQARPITTPISAPLRGAGEHLAPDESRIWDNSNILESFNGLTSPLTFTTAADIYGRVYRGYARSLRVPGPQLRQTDAWTGVLLGSFHGRVYYNLLHWYRMVGIAPGYPLNRRVLEAALGVEEPLPDDLAKTLRPFTFANPAARLWSRAVTTVTYLRRIAGIDAMMERFLTEFYRVYDEFDAVDDAALTGERAYARYRELDRELVRRWGPMMVLDAILLTLTGLLYVLTKLLLPKAPEWFLYAMAGPGEDVESAEPARAMAAMAEAVRADPGLRRIVESSAPERARADLEAAGRTEFLSLVDDYIVRYGYRSIDELKLETPDLREDPASLFVLLRGALPQEQTRRGGEAEAYLDEHLHGVRRRLYDRLRRKVGRCAAHRERLRFCRTRAFGMVKRMIRVMGRDLAARGVIDDFADVFFLTVTELRGCYEGADTAPLRGLVEARKRQRATDSRLVAPSRFVTHGAGFGRAELAEQGWVPVADMPAATAGAVLSGTPSGSGVGTGPAVVVDEPRDVAGGVLVTYRTDPGWVAALPSAAALVIERGSPLTHVAIVARELGVPTVVQVRDATTKLRTGMPIRVDGTTGTVTVLAEGDAPDAG; this comes from the coding sequence GTGCACGTAGTACAACCGGAGGTAGGAGACGCCGACACGGGCGGCGGAAAGGCGCGAGGGCTGCGGCGGCTGCGGGCGGCCGGGTTCCGGGTGCCGGATTGGGTGGTGCTGGAATCCGATTTGTTCGAGCATGTGGACGGCGAATTGGTCTCGGCGGCAGCGGAATTTGCTACGACGAGCGATCTCGACGAGGCCCTGCGGCGCGGCGCGCGACTGCGTGAGCGCCTGGTCGCGGCGCAGCTGCCGCCGGAGGCCGCCGAGCGGATCCGCGCGGCGTGCGAACTGCTCGGCGATGTGCCGATCGCGGTGCGCTCGTCGGCGGAGGCCGAGGACGGCGCCGGATATTCCTTTGCGGGACAATTCGATTCGTTCCTGAACCGCCGGGGTGTCGAGGCGGTGGGCGCGGCCGTGCGGGAGTGCTGGGCGTCGGCGTTCGCCGAGCGGGTGATCCGGTACGCCTTCGCGCACGATCTGCCGCTGCCGGGAGTGCCGGCGGTGGTGGTGCAACGGCTGGTCGAGGCGCGCTCGAGCGGGGTGCTGTTCACGGCGAATCCCACCACCGGAGCCCCGGGCGAGCTGGTGATCGGCGCGGTGTACGGCCTGGGTGAGGGCCTGGTGTCCGGTGCCGTGGACGCGGATTCGCTGGTGGTGGACAAGGTTTCGGGAACGGTCGTGGAATCGGTGCTCGGCGAGAAGGCGACCGCGTACCTGCCCGACGGCGCCGGCGGATGCGCCCCGGTGCCCGTGGACGCGCAGCGCAGCGCCGCGGCCGTGCTGTCGGACGAGGCGGTGGCGGAACTGGCCGGGCTGGGCCGCCGGGTCGAGGAGGCGCTCGGCGCGCCGCAGGACATCGAATGGGCCGCCGACGCCGACGGCCTGTGGGTGCTGCAGGCGCGGCCTATCACCACGCCGATCAGCGCCCCGCTGCGCGGCGCGGGCGAGCACCTGGCCCCCGACGAGTCGCGGATCTGGGACAACTCGAACATCCTCGAGAGCTTCAACGGCCTCACCTCGCCCTTGACCTTCACCACGGCCGCCGATATCTACGGCCGGGTCTACCGCGGATACGCGCGGTCACTGCGGGTGCCGGGGCCCCAGCTGCGCCAGACCGACGCCTGGACCGGCGTGCTGCTGGGCAGTTTCCACGGCCGGGTGTACTACAACCTGCTGCACTGGTACCGGATGGTGGGCATCGCGCCGGGTTATCCGCTCAACCGCCGGGTCCTGGAGGCGGCGCTCGGCGTCGAGGAGCCACTGCCGGACGATCTGGCGAAAACGTTGCGCCCCTTCACCTTCGCCAACCCCGCGGCGCGACTGTGGTCGCGCGCGGTGACCACGGTGACCTATCTGCGGCGGATCGCCGGGATCGACGCGATGATGGAGCGCTTCCTCACCGAGTTCTACCGCGTCTACGACGAATTCGACGCCGTCGACGACGCCGCGCTGACCGGCGAACGGGCCTATGCCCGCTACCGCGAACTGGACCGGGAACTGGTGCGCCGCTGGGGCCCGATGATGGTGCTGGACGCGATCCTGCTGACGCTGACCGGTCTGCTGTACGTGCTGACCAAGCTGCTGTTGCCGAAGGCGCCGGAATGGTTCCTGTACGCGATGGCCGGTCCGGGCGAGGACGTGGAATCGGCCGAACCGGCGCGCGCCATGGCCGCCATGGCCGAGGCCGTCCGCGCCGATCCCGGCCTGCGTAGGATTGTCGAATCGAGTGCCCCCGAACGGGCACGGGCAGACCTCGAGGCCGCCGGCCGAACCGAGTTCCTGTCCCTGGTGGACGACTACATCGTGCGTTACGGCTACCGCAGCATCGACGAGCTGAAGTTGGAGACACCGGATCTGCGGGAGGATCCGGCGAGCCTGTTCGTGCTGCTGCGCGGCGCGCTGCCGCAGGAGCAGACGCGGCGGGGCGGCGAGGCGGAGGCCTATCTCGACGAGCATCTGCACGGCGTGCGCCGGCGGCTGTACGATCGGCTGCGCCGCAAGGTAGGCCGCTGCGCCGCGCATCGCGAGCGGCTGCGATTCTGCCGCACCCGCGCATTCGGCATGGTGAAGCGGATGATCCGGGTGATGGGCCGGGATCTGGCCGCCCGCGGCGTCATCGACGATTTCGCCGACGTGTTCTTCCTGACCGTGACGGAACTGCGGGGCTGCTACGAGGGCGCCGACACCGCGCCGCTGCGGGGCCTGGTCGAGGCGCGTAAACGACAGCGGGCCACCGACTCCCGGCTGGTCGCGCCCTCGCGGTTCGTCACCCACGGTGCCGGATTCGGTCGTGCGGAGCTGGCGGAGCAGGGCTGGGTGCCGGTCGCCGACATGCCGGCCGCGACGGCCGGCGCCGTCCTGTCCGGCACACCGTCCGGGTCCGGTGTCGGCACCGGCCCGGCGGTCGTGGTCGACGAGCCGCGCGATGTCGCGGGCGGCGTGCTGGTCACCTACCGCACCGACCCGGGCTGGGTGGCGGCGCTGCCCTCGGCCGCCGCCCTGGTGATCGAGCGCGGCAGCCCGCTCACGCACGTCGCGATCGTGGCGCGCGAGCTCGGCGTGCCGACGGTGGTGCAGGTCCGCGACGCCACCACCAAGCTCCGTACCGGTATGCCGATTCGGGTCGACGGCACCACCGGAACCGTTACCGTACTGGCCGAAGGAGACGCTCCCGATGCAGGTTGA
- a CDS encoding ESX secretion-associated protein EspG, whose product MSWSFTPDEFAHIWRETDLDRHPFPLRILETPRTEDEATALRRILESRLPLHADPDLSACLRILAEPHTRVVAIGGRHAPGTEIRALGAAVYDHAVLAVQDPGGCADFGGRVHLSIGHSAKLGTRIAGLLPDTPAGREPSRSAPTAAVRDEETVVATQPLAPRIRRLLLRPHTAEGHIRIEARLDRENPPTPVYYTWIDVADDGRYLIRAGDEVHVAPASTQQLAAHLQKRIPK is encoded by the coding sequence GTGAGTTGGTCTTTCACTCCGGACGAGTTCGCCCACATCTGGCGCGAGACCGACCTGGATCGCCACCCGTTCCCGCTCCGCATCCTGGAGACGCCGCGGACCGAGGACGAGGCCACGGCGCTGCGCCGGATCCTGGAGTCCCGCCTGCCGCTGCACGCCGACCCCGATCTGTCCGCCTGCCTGCGCATCCTCGCCGAGCCGCACACCCGGGTGGTCGCGATCGGCGGCCGGCACGCGCCCGGCACCGAGATCCGCGCGCTGGGGGCGGCGGTCTACGACCACGCCGTGCTGGCCGTGCAGGACCCGGGCGGCTGCGCGGACTTCGGCGGCCGGGTACACCTCTCGATCGGCCACAGCGCCAAACTCGGCACCCGCATCGCGGGACTGCTCCCGGACACCCCGGCCGGAAGAGAACCGTCCCGCTCGGCGCCGACCGCGGCGGTCCGCGACGAGGAAACCGTCGTGGCCACCCAGCCGCTGGCGCCGCGCATCCGGCGGCTGCTGCTCCGGCCGCACACCGCGGAGGGGCATATCCGCATCGAGGCCCGGCTGGACCGGGAGAATCCCCCGACACCGGTCTACTACACCTGGATCGACGTGGCCGACGACGGCCGCTACCTGATCCGCGCCGGCGACGAGGTGCACGTCGCACCCGCCTCCACACAGCAACTCGCCGCCCATCTCCAGAAGCGGATTCCGAAGTGA
- a CDS encoding PIN domain-containing protein has product MPHSVCAHREAVARRRVPRDPADRPVVALSLAFDGGILTGDNDFLGCGRPTWTVETLRAEWEGS; this is encoded by the coding sequence GTGCCGCACTCCGTCTGTGCACACAGGGAAGCTGTTGCGCGCCGCAGGGTTCCGCGCGATCCTGCCGACCGGCCCGTCGTGGCTCTTTCGCTTGCCTTCGATGGCGGGATCCTTACCGGGGACAACGATTTTCTCGGCTGTGGTCGGCCGACGTGGACCGTCGAGACACTGCGTGCGGAGTGGGAAGGCAGCTGA
- a CDS encoding AMP-binding protein has translation MQVDDDIEAVRGWLAHPSDDTGIYLADEADGWEYRSYRELADAAWAMTPRLRAAGLGGGDGACVIMPTGFPCVAAFYAVWACGGVFTPVTPPTFGDLDQYVSHVAAILRQARPRVVVTTADLEALVRRSMTEAGRSDDPLLIGASEPVAEREFGTPGDCALLQFTSGSTGTPRGVRVSWRNLTDNIAMITRLMEWRPGEAMASWLPLYHDMGLVGAFFTTVTNQGDLYLMRPDQFIRDPLRWLQAMTHAQHSPSPSFALGYVAHRVSPEQVAELDLSGWRTLAVGSEPVEVADLHAFTELTAPRGFSARAFALAYGLAEATLMVSSSTRDRPLTALRLDNANLRFGQPIRVVAQAQLDDGAWVTGPGWITGLGHPTAESRVCVVGEDGRELPDGTLGEIVVGGDSVALGYIEAASGGTRIEDGRLYSGDAGFRYRGEIFVLGRMGSSLKVRGRSVFMEDIESRVSRETGVTKGKLAAVALTGAGVQGVALFAETAPGDWIEQARSIVRAALGPAQTATVVTGPRGFIRRTSSGKPRRRHMWQLFRDGGLDGAVVHEAADGVPVSGASADGVPVPGASADGVPVPGGSADGVPVSGGSADGVPVSGETAGGTGTVLSFRSARLLLDRALNQVAVPDDSALLFEGSLAEGFGNEGSDVDFLAVAPGDEDMPTLPTVLFLDGRRVEVRTRSVAQLRAQLERVARAESPAELDEDVLNRCQRFLRATVLRAEPGAPDIGALRALLPYSEFSAVLGEWWSERARQALRYAVALDAMGEQEEAAEWGRDGLLQGVKAWAARRGETYVETKWLPEQLDRIVTGTHVSGVPDVGAPDGSGQGTAGVAEDGSGASVGRGPAPGEREAAGSGVTATPEHLIDRYRSLAGAASVTEILSVAEEFGITGVSADAGTVILSRVPGVTTWGIGGRVHVIRGEREVFVLSERGGRAWRSVVLRRSVREVLDRAEIGAELAEFVRLGLVGLQWRGGGPITPALAMCKPLRPYSPTPGRAVPVLGLSGAAREPSDAAVATLSPLPAERFTACALDLVWSNVVLENAREDLVGAVKSGQGAVADIAAHRLIAMCVRMTLAAYGIHPLPADVAPVRTLTRMLPDSAGDLLRAVAAAGRVEFARTLVAEAGHLDGLAQLDDLVSRVREHVGGNDFPASFDSREQWRRTLDISYDWLRVAGYLDTDLPLDEARDLLTSGGRQPHLREGEH, from the coding sequence ATGCAGGTTGACGACGATATCGAGGCGGTGCGCGGGTGGCTTGCGCACCCGTCGGACGACACCGGGATATATCTGGCCGACGAGGCCGACGGCTGGGAGTACCGGTCGTATCGGGAACTGGCGGACGCGGCCTGGGCGATGACGCCGCGGTTGCGGGCCGCCGGGCTGGGCGGCGGCGACGGCGCCTGCGTGATCATGCCCACCGGATTCCCCTGTGTCGCGGCCTTTTACGCGGTGTGGGCCTGCGGCGGGGTGTTCACCCCGGTCACACCGCCGACGTTCGGTGATCTGGACCAGTATGTGTCGCATGTGGCGGCCATCCTGCGGCAGGCGCGCCCCCGGGTAGTGGTGACCACCGCCGATCTCGAGGCGCTGGTGCGGCGGTCGATGACCGAGGCCGGGCGCTCCGACGATCCGCTGCTGATCGGGGCGTCCGAGCCGGTCGCCGAGCGAGAGTTCGGCACGCCCGGCGACTGCGCGCTGTTGCAGTTCACCTCGGGCTCCACGGGGACGCCGCGCGGTGTCCGGGTGTCCTGGCGGAACTTGACCGACAACATCGCGATGATCACCCGGCTGATGGAGTGGCGGCCCGGTGAGGCGATGGCGTCCTGGCTGCCGCTGTACCACGACATGGGCCTGGTCGGGGCGTTCTTCACCACCGTGACCAATCAGGGCGACCTGTATCTGATGCGGCCGGACCAGTTCATCCGCGATCCGCTGCGCTGGCTGCAGGCGATGACGCATGCGCAGCATTCGCCGTCACCGTCGTTCGCGCTCGGCTATGTGGCACACCGGGTTTCGCCGGAGCAGGTGGCCGAGCTGGATCTGTCGGGCTGGCGCACGCTGGCGGTGGGATCCGAGCCCGTCGAGGTCGCGGATCTGCACGCGTTCACGGAATTGACAGCACCGCGGGGTTTCTCGGCACGGGCCTTCGCCCTGGCCTACGGGCTCGCCGAGGCGACGCTGATGGTGAGTTCCTCGACGCGCGACCGCCCGCTGACCGCCCTGCGCTTGGACAACGCGAACCTCCGCTTCGGACAGCCGATCCGGGTGGTGGCCCAGGCGCAGCTCGACGACGGCGCCTGGGTGACGGGACCGGGCTGGATCACCGGGCTCGGCCACCCGACCGCGGAGTCGAGGGTGTGTGTGGTCGGCGAGGACGGCCGGGAGCTGCCGGACGGCACGCTCGGGGAGATCGTGGTCGGCGGGGATTCCGTCGCGCTCGGTTACATCGAGGCGGCGTCCGGGGGCACCCGGATCGAGGACGGCCGGCTGTATTCCGGTGATGCCGGATTCCGTTATCGCGGTGAGATTTTCGTGCTGGGCCGGATGGGCTCCAGCCTGAAGGTGCGCGGGCGGTCGGTGTTCATGGAGGACATCGAATCGCGGGTGTCCCGCGAAACCGGCGTCACCAAGGGCAAGCTGGCCGCGGTCGCGCTGACCGGCGCCGGTGTCCAGGGGGTCGCGCTGTTCGCCGAGACCGCGCCCGGTGACTGGATCGAACAGGCGCGCAGCATCGTTCGCGCCGCGCTCGGGCCCGCGCAGACCGCCACGGTGGTCACCGGGCCGCGCGGTTTCATCCGGCGCACGTCGAGCGGTAAGCCGCGGCGGCGGCACATGTGGCAGCTGTTCCGTGACGGCGGCCTGGACGGCGCCGTGGTGCACGAGGCGGCCGACGGCGTGCCGGTGTCGGGTGCGAGCGCCGACGGCGTGCCGGTGCCGGGTGCGAGCGCCGACGGCGTGCCGGTGCCGGGCGGGAGCGCCGACGGTGTGCCGGTGTCGGGCGGGAGCGCCGACGGTGTGCCGGTGTCGGGCGAGACGGCCGGCGGCACGGGAACGGTGCTCTCCTTCCGGTCGGCACGGCTGCTGCTCGACCGTGCCCTGAACCAGGTTGCGGTGCCCGATGATTCGGCGCTGCTGTTCGAGGGATCGCTCGCGGAAGGATTCGGCAACGAGGGATCCGACGTCGATTTCCTGGCCGTGGCGCCGGGCGACGAGGACATGCCGACGCTGCCCACCGTGCTGTTCCTGGACGGGCGCCGGGTGGAGGTGCGGACCAGGTCGGTGGCGCAGCTGCGCGCCCAGCTCGAACGGGTCGCGCGGGCGGAGAGCCCGGCGGAGCTGGACGAGGACGTGCTCAACCGCTGCCAGCGGTTCCTGCGCGCCACCGTGCTGCGCGCCGAGCCGGGCGCCCCCGACATCGGCGCATTGCGGGCGCTGCTCCCATATTCCGAGTTTTCGGCCGTCCTCGGCGAGTGGTGGTCCGAACGCGCCCGGCAGGCCCTGCGGTATGCGGTCGCCCTGGATGCGATGGGGGAGCAGGAGGAAGCGGCCGAATGGGGCCGGGACGGACTGCTGCAGGGAGTCAAGGCGTGGGCGGCCCGCCGGGGCGAGACCTATGTCGAAACCAAGTGGCTGCCCGAACAATTGGACAGGATCGTCACGGGAACCCACGTCTCGGGTGTTCCGGACGTCGGCGCGCCGGACGGGTCCGGGCAGGGGACGGCCGGCGTGGCCGAGGACGGATCGGGTGCTTCGGTCGGACGCGGGCCCGCGCCGGGTGAGCGTGAAGCCGCGGGGTCGGGCGTTACGGCCACCCCGGAACACCTGATCGACCGCTACCGGTCCCTGGCCGGGGCGGCCTCTGTGACCGAAATACTCTCTGTGGCAGAGGAGTTCGGTATTACCGGAGTGTCCGCCGACGCCGGTACGGTGATCTTGTCCCGCGTTCCCGGAGTAACGACCTGGGGAATCGGCGGCCGTGTGCACGTCATCCGGGGCGAGCGCGAGGTGTTCGTGCTGTCCGAGCGGGGCGGCCGCGCCTGGCGGTCGGTGGTGCTGCGGCGTTCGGTGCGGGAGGTACTCGACCGCGCCGAGATCGGGGCCGAACTGGCCGAATTCGTGCGGCTCGGGCTGGTCGGATTGCAGTGGCGCGGCGGCGGGCCGATCACCCCGGCGCTGGCCATGTGCAAGCCGCTGCGCCCGTACTCGCCGACGCCGGGGCGGGCGGTGCCGGTGCTCGGCCTGTCGGGCGCGGCGCGCGAGCCGTCCGATGCGGCGGTCGCGACACTGTCACCGCTGCCCGCCGAGCGGTTCACCGCGTGCGCCCTCGACCTGGTCTGGTCGAACGTGGTGCTGGAGAACGCCCGCGAGGACCTGGTCGGCGCGGTGAAGAGCGGCCAGGGCGCGGTCGCCGATATCGCGGCGCACCGGCTGATCGCCATGTGCGTCCGAATGACGCTGGCGGCCTACGGAATACATCCGTTGCCCGCCGATGTCGCACCGGTGCGGACGCTGACCAGAATGCTGCCCGATTCGGCCGGTGACCTGCTGCGGGCGGTGGCGGCGGCCGGCCGGGTGGAGTTCGCGAGGACACTCGTGGCCGAGGCCGGCCACCTGGACGGCCTGGCGCAACTCGACGACCTGGTGTCCCGGGTGCGAGAGCACGTCGGCGGGAACGACTTCCCGGCGTCGTTCGACTCCCGGGAACAGTGGCGGCGCACCCTGGACATCAGCTACGACTGGCTGCGCGTCGCCGGATATCTCGATACCGACCTGCCCCTGGACGAGGCCCGCGATCTGCTGACCTCGGGTGGCAGGCAACCACATCTGCGTGAAGGAGAGCACTGA
- a CDS encoding acyl carrier protein, translating into MTAVEDEVAHRVRRLIEAMAPDPRPPADDLRLVEDLGFDSLRLMELTVVLERTFALPRYRPEQVAGVHRVGDVVDLIEGTLSGSRASVSEVEP; encoded by the coding sequence ATGACCGCCGTGGAAGACGAGGTGGCGCATCGCGTCCGGCGACTGATCGAGGCCATGGCGCCCGACCCGCGCCCACCCGCCGACGATCTGCGGCTGGTGGAGGACCTCGGGTTCGATTCGCTGCGCCTGATGGAGCTGACCGTGGTCCTGGAGCGGACCTTCGCCCTGCCGCGCTACCGGCCCGAACAGGTGGCGGGCGTGCACCGGGTCGGCGACGTGGTCGACCTGATCGAGGGGACGCTGTCGGGGAGCCGGGCGTCGGTGAGCGAGGTGGAGCCATGA